From Candidatus Desulfarcum epimagneticum, a single genomic window includes:
- a CDS encoding conserved hypothetical protein (Evidence 4 : Unknown function but conserved in other organisms) yields MKIDRRSFLSLSVGATAGVTLSPLPWKLTDDLSIWTQNWPWTPVPADGEVTYEDSVCGLCPGGCGVTARKVGDRVVKIEGRKGYPVNDGGVCLLGLSGPQLLYGPTRVKTPLKRVGERGEGKWKKISWEEAISETASLLGDLRDAGKSWAVGCVSGSGHGVTARLFERFMTAYGSSNFMTAPSMDDSFALAMGAAPGEAAAAFDFENADFVLSFGSAVLDGWGSPARMFMAHGKWVESGGKLVQVEPRFSNTAAKAYKWLPARPGTETALALGIAHVIIRSGGYDREFISRATSGFDAFKKFVKDYSPEKVAEITGIGDPDLIRVVAREFAAARRPVAICGRGQGDAAGSLGEFSAVHSLNALVGSVNRDGGVWALEKDAYIRWPEPEKDEAARAGLGKGRADGAGVGRYAAARSLLNRFPARTLSGEYPLEALLIHGANPLYSMPDTATVKKAFDRAGTIISFSSYMDETAMYADLILPNHVYLERYEDVPVPPGMPKPVTGLAKPVVEPLFDTMHSGDAVIRLAGEMGGSVAASFKWESHEACLRETLGNKWDALLNDGFWSDPGFSPKKRKFAFYSKDMGTVSPGAGKENGAYPLVLVPYDSIRLAHNYIGAPPFAVKTVEDTVLKGKDALVQINPKTAKKIGLANGAPATISTPVGSARVRVNVSEGIMPGVAAMPKGLGHTAFDKYLADKGLNVNELMAPMEDPASGFDAAWGVMAKLIKA; encoded by the coding sequence ATGAAGATAGATAGAAGAAGCTTTTTATCGCTGAGTGTTGGAGCCACGGCGGGCGTGACGCTTTCGCCGCTGCCGTGGAAGTTGACGGACGATCTTTCCATATGGACCCAGAACTGGCCCTGGACGCCGGTTCCGGCCGACGGGGAAGTGACCTATGAGGATTCCGTGTGCGGGCTTTGCCCCGGGGGCTGCGGCGTCACCGCGCGAAAAGTGGGAGACCGCGTCGTCAAAATCGAGGGGCGAAAGGGATACCCGGTCAATGACGGCGGCGTCTGCCTGCTGGGGCTTTCCGGCCCTCAGCTGCTGTATGGGCCCACCCGTGTGAAAACCCCGCTCAAGCGGGTCGGAGAGCGGGGAGAGGGCAAGTGGAAGAAAATTTCCTGGGAGGAGGCCATTTCCGAAACCGCCTCTCTCCTCGGGGACTTGAGGGACGCCGGAAAATCCTGGGCCGTGGGTTGCGTATCCGGGTCCGGCCACGGGGTCACGGCCAGGCTGTTTGAGAGATTCATGACCGCTTACGGCTCCTCCAACTTCATGACCGCCCCCTCCATGGACGATTCCTTCGCCCTGGCCATGGGCGCGGCGCCGGGCGAGGCGGCGGCGGCCTTTGATTTTGAGAACGCCGATTTTGTGCTGAGCTTCGGAAGCGCCGTTCTGGACGGATGGGGCTCCCCGGCGCGGATGTTCATGGCCCACGGCAAATGGGTGGAATCCGGCGGAAAGCTGGTCCAGGTTGAGCCCAGGTTCTCCAACACCGCCGCCAAGGCATATAAATGGCTCCCGGCCCGGCCCGGAACCGAGACGGCGCTGGCGCTGGGAATCGCCCATGTCATCATCCGGTCCGGCGGCTATGACCGGGAGTTCATCTCCCGCGCCACCTCGGGCTTTGACGCCTTTAAAAAATTTGTGAAAGACTATTCCCCGGAAAAGGTCGCTGAAATAACGGGAATCGGCGATCCGGACCTGATTCGGGTTGTGGCGAGAGAATTCGCGGCCGCCAGACGCCCCGTGGCCATATGCGGACGGGGGCAGGGCGACGCCGCCGGAAGCCTGGGAGAATTTTCGGCCGTTCACTCCCTCAACGCGCTCGTGGGAAGCGTCAACCGGGACGGCGGGGTCTGGGCGCTTGAAAAAGACGCCTACATCCGCTGGCCGGAGCCGGAAAAGGACGAAGCGGCCCGGGCGGGCCTGGGAAAAGGCCGCGCGGACGGCGCCGGAGTCGGCCGTTACGCCGCCGCCCGGTCCCTTTTGAACCGTTTCCCGGCCCGGACACTCTCCGGGGAATACCCGCTGGAGGCGCTTTTGATTCACGGCGCCAACCCCCTTTACTCCATGCCCGACACCGCCACGGTGAAGAAAGCCTTTGACCGGGCGGGAACAATCATCAGCTTTTCGTCCTACATGGATGAGACCGCCATGTATGCGGACCTCATCCTTCCCAACCATGTGTATCTGGAAAGATACGAGGATGTCCCGGTTCCCCCGGGCATGCCAAAACCGGTGACAGGCCTTGCCAAACCTGTGGTGGAGCCGCTTTTCGACACCATGCATTCCGGAGACGCCGTCATCCGCCTGGCCGGGGAAATGGGCGGGTCCGTGGCCGCGTCCTTTAAATGGGAGAGCCATGAGGCGTGCCTGCGAGAGACCCTGGGAAACAAATGGGACGCGCTTTTAAATGACGGGTTCTGGTCGGACCCCGGCTTTTCGCCGAAGAAAAGAAAGTTCGCTTTCTATTCCAAGGACATGGGGACCGTTTCTCCCGGGGCCGGGAAAGAAAACGGCGCCTATCCCCTGGTCCTGGTTCCCTATGACTCCATCCGCCTGGCCCACAATTATATCGGGGCGCCGCCCTTCGCCGTCAAGACGGTGGAGGACACGGTTTTAAAGGGAAAAGACGCGCTTGTTCAGATCAACCCGAAGACGGCGAAAAAAATCGGACTGGCAAACGGCGCCCCGGCCACGATCAGCACCCCTGTGGGAAGCGCCCGGGTCCGGGTGAATGTGTCCGAGGGGATCATGCCCGGAGTGGCGGCCATGCCCAAAGGACTGGGGCACACGGCCTTTGACAAGTATCTGGCGGACAAAGGCTTGAATGTGAACGAGCTGATGGCTCCCATGGAAGATCCCGCTTCGGGCTTTGACGCGGCATGGGGTGTCATGGCCAAGCTGATCAAAGCATAA
- the qrcA gene encoding Menaquinone reductase, multiheme cytochrome c subunit, translated as MGEIEEKNKEEVSQDPEAENEDAPLAAPEADAPSEDRKGGAGFIILFFIIGLAASLVFGWIIFPKLLYSKKKQPIDFNHVIHVESVDEGCESCHYFREDGSFSGIPKLESCMECHEEVQGEDPNEALFVEEYVAKGKEVDWLVYSKQPDCVFFPHIAHVKKAGLDCRTCHGDIGESTRSRVYEENRISGYSRDIWGKNIARFKKHTWDAMKMDDCAECHKKSGKSWTSVQTQKDACFVCHK; from the coding sequence ATGGGTGAGATAGAGGAAAAAAACAAAGAAGAGGTTTCACAGGACCCCGAAGCGGAAAACGAAGACGCCCCTTTGGCGGCCCCGGAAGCGGACGCGCCCAGTGAGGACCGCAAGGGCGGCGCGGGATTCATCATCCTGTTTTTCATCATCGGTCTGGCGGCAAGCCTGGTTTTCGGCTGGATCATTTTTCCCAAGCTTCTTTACTCAAAGAAAAAACAGCCGATTGATTTCAATCACGTCATCCACGTCGAGTCGGTGGATGAGGGATGCGAAAGCTGTCATTACTTCAGGGAGGACGGAAGTTTTTCGGGCATTCCCAAACTGGAGAGCTGCATGGAGTGCCATGAGGAAGTCCAGGGAGAGGACCCCAACGAAGCGCTTTTCGTGGAGGAGTATGTCGCCAAGGGCAAAGAGGTGGACTGGCTGGTTTACTCCAAACAGCCCGACTGCGTTTTCTTCCCCCACATCGCCCATGTCAAAAAGGCCGGCCTCGACTGCCGGACCTGCCACGGAGACATCGGCGAATCCACCCGTTCCCGGGTGTATGAAGAGAACCGGATATCGGGCTACAGCCGGGACATCTGGGGGAAAAACATAGCGAGATTTAAAAAACACACGTGGGACGCCATGAAAATGGACGACTGCGCCGAGTGCCACAAAAAGTCCGGCAAGAGCTGGACCAGCGTGCAGACCCAGAAAGACGCGTGCTTTGTTTGCCATAAATAA
- a CDS encoding Acetyl-CoA hydrolase produces the protein MKAIPGKTPDFWGSYQSKKFSLEQAVDLIRSGDRIFVGSGCGEPQSLVRGLCDAIDHFTDIEIVRLLSLENAPLTLIANKTRETKLNIRSFYLGSVATSSLARNKRFMTPVNLSAIPTLFRTGQLPIHVAFIQTSPPDESGYMSLGISVDICLAAAQSADLVIAQVNSMMPRVPGRNTKLHVSEIDALVERDEPLLSMGECPEIASADIIAEHIAKLVDDGSTLQIALGATSRAALLALSEKNDLGIHTQYMTDDIMRLISKGVVTNRKKGFEPGVSLAGAAIGSPELYGFLNENPQVKFRPSDHINNPGIIARNHKMTALNVAVGMDLTGQAAADAFPYNHFCGVNGMQDFIRGAAQSRGGAPVIMMTSTTRDGKRSRISPVLDQTAVVTPRGDVHYVVTEYGAVNLFGKSLAERAVAMISVAHPDFRDELFHRAREMGLLTSRDYSSKFMRGVYPVHLEEKIEIGGAEITVRPSKPVDERRIQEHFYALDIKDVVARFFHKKTAFVRDEIKDISQIDYKNELTLLAVDGDFGFGRIVGIAEYSLEPDSNMAEVAFSITRDFQRKGMGKILLGKLAEAARENGIKGLVAYTSPDNFGMIKLFGSMPYETREGEEKGALALEFDFDRPKTS, from the coding sequence ATGAAAGCCATCCCGGGAAAGACGCCGGATTTTTGGGGATCTTATCAGTCAAAAAAGTTCTCCCTCGAGCAGGCCGTGGACCTCATCCGGTCCGGGGACCGGATTTTTGTGGGATCCGGGTGCGGGGAGCCCCAGTCCCTGGTCCGGGGGCTGTGCGACGCCATTGATCATTTCACGGACATCGAAATCGTCCGGCTTCTGTCCCTGGAAAACGCCCCCCTCACCCTCATCGCCAACAAGACCCGGGAAACCAAGCTCAACATCCGCTCCTTTTACTTAGGCTCCGTCGCCACCTCGTCTTTGGCCCGAAACAAGCGGTTCATGACCCCGGTCAATCTCTCGGCCATTCCCACGCTGTTTCGAACCGGCCAGCTCCCGATCCACGTGGCGTTTATCCAGACCTCGCCCCCGGACGAATCCGGCTACATGAGCCTGGGGATTTCCGTGGACATCTGCCTGGCGGCGGCCCAGTCCGCCGACCTGGTCATCGCCCAGGTCAACTCCATGATGCCCCGGGTTCCCGGGCGCAACACAAAGCTGCATGTCAGCGAGATCGACGCCCTGGTGGAGCGTGACGAGCCCCTTCTTTCCATGGGCGAATGCCCGGAGATCGCAAGCGCGGACATCATCGCCGAGCATATCGCCAAGCTGGTGGACGACGGCTCCACCCTTCAGATCGCCCTGGGCGCCACCTCCCGGGCGGCGCTTCTGGCCCTGTCCGAAAAAAATGATCTGGGCATCCACACCCAGTACATGACCGACGACATCATGCGCCTGATATCAAAGGGCGTGGTCACCAACCGGAAAAAGGGGTTCGAGCCGGGCGTGTCCCTGGCCGGGGCCGCCATCGGAAGCCCGGAGCTGTATGGGTTTTTAAACGAAAATCCCCAGGTGAAGTTCCGTCCCTCGGACCATATCAACAACCCCGGGATCATCGCCCGAAACCACAAAATGACGGCGCTCAACGTGGCCGTGGGGATGGACCTCACGGGCCAGGCGGCGGCCGACGCCTTTCCGTACAACCATTTCTGCGGGGTCAACGGCATGCAGGATTTCATCCGGGGGGCGGCCCAGTCCCGGGGAGGGGCGCCGGTCATCATGATGACCTCCACCACCCGGGACGGCAAACGAAGCCGAATCTCCCCGGTCCTGGACCAGACCGCCGTGGTGACCCCCCGGGGGGACGTTCATTATGTGGTCACCGAGTACGGGGCGGTGAATCTTTTCGGCAAAAGCCTGGCGGAAAGGGCCGTGGCCATGATCAGCGTGGCCCATCCCGATTTCAGGGACGAGCTGTTTCACCGGGCCAGAGAGATGGGCCTGCTCACCTCCCGCGACTATTCATCCAAATTCATGCGGGGCGTCTATCCCGTCCACCTGGAGGAGAAGATCGAGATCGGCGGCGCGGAGATCACCGTCCGGCCGTCCAAGCCGGTGGATGAGCGCCGCATCCAGGAGCATTTTTACGCCCTGGACATCAAGGACGTGGTGGCCCGGTTTTTTCACAAAAAAACCGCCTTTGTCCGCGACGAGATCAAAGACATCTCCCAGATCGACTACAAAAACGAGCTGACCCTTCTGGCGGTGGACGGAGATTTCGGCTTCGGGCGCATCGTGGGAATCGCGGAATACTCCCTGGAGCCCGACTCCAACATGGCCGAGGTGGCGTTTTCCATCACACGGGATTTCCAGAGAAAGGGAATGGGAAAAATTCTTTTGGGCAAACTCGCCGAGGCGGCCCGGGAAAATGGAATCAAGGGGCTTGTGGCCTACACATCCCCGGATAATTTCGGCATGATCAAGCTTTTCGGCTCCATGCCCTATGAAACCCGGGAGGGGGAGGAAAAAGGGGCGCTGGCGCTGGAGTTTGACTTTGACCGCCCCAAAACGTCCTGA
- a CDS encoding Amino acid-binding protein — protein sequence MVRTEISLFMKNIPGELGKLTALFAEKAVNIDAITIQDASSYVREIFEARGKSLPRIAPAASYNSMRKDSSHHALIRLLVDKTDEAAEILSQNDYVFDTMPVMAVKLENRPGTLAEITTRLGEEGININYIYGTVSSPDDECLFIFSPEDMELASKFFE from the coding sequence ATGGTTCGAACCGAAATATCGCTTTTTATGAAAAACATCCCCGGCGAGCTGGGAAAGCTGACCGCCCTGTTCGCCGAAAAGGCCGTGAATATAGACGCCATCACCATCCAGGACGCCTCAAGCTATGTCCGGGAAATTTTCGAGGCAAGGGGAAAATCCCTGCCCAGGATCGCCCCGGCCGCCAGCTACAACTCCATGCGAAAGGATTCGTCCCACCACGCCCTGATCCGCCTTCTGGTGGACAAAACCGACGAGGCCGCGGAGATCCTTTCCCAAAACGACTATGTTTTCGACACCATGCCCGTGATGGCCGTGAAGCTGGAAAACCGCCCCGGGACCCTGGCGGAAATCACCACCCGGCTGGGGGAGGAGGGGATCAACATCAATTACATTTATGGAACCGTCTCCTCGCCGGACGATGAATGCCTGTTTATTTTTTCGCCCGAAGACATGGAGCTTGCCTCCAAATTTTTTGAATAG
- a CDS encoding conserved hypothetical protein (Evidence 4 : Unknown function but conserved in other organisms) — MGLYDFTFYDLMERNAACFGGASAWFEADDESVVTFSEYREKSVRLARGLFEAGIRKGDRIGVLGENSFEFFLVYGAAAALGTIVLPINWRLSAPEAVYNLSDCRPKALFADEKFQDLVKGASESLSFIGAYVNLKSDQGDFQKISALMAGGEPGPLPEVSSDDGFVIIHTAAVAGRPRGALLSHGNVMSADLHLNDIFKFSHQDVHLNLLPLFHVGGLFMATQSFHAGALNVNMSRFDAGKAAELIETHRASLMFEFPPILSSILDESEKTGRDIGSLKSVMGLGAPGDIERYQEMTGGTFFCMYGQTETSCLASAAPYSDRPGSAGRPIKLADITLVDDDDQPVAAGETGEITMKGPMVFKGYWDLPDDTAHAFRGGRHHTGDLGRFDEDGFLWYAGRKPEKELIKPGGENVYPAEVENAIMEHPDIEETVVFGVPDPKWKEGIKAVCRLKDGRTLEPGDLIGFVGERIAGFKKPQYVEFVDDIPRAKDGSADREKVKELYGGKQK; from the coding sequence ATGGGACTGTACGATTTCACCTTTTATGATCTGATGGAGCGAAACGCCGCGTGTTTCGGCGGCGCTTCGGCATGGTTTGAGGCCGATGACGAATCAGTGGTCACCTTTTCGGAATACCGGGAGAAAAGCGTCCGCCTGGCCCGGGGCCTTTTTGAAGCCGGAATCCGGAAAGGCGACCGAATCGGGGTATTGGGGGAAAACAGTTTTGAGTTTTTCCTGGTGTACGGGGCCGCGGCGGCCCTGGGCACCATTGTGCTGCCCATCAACTGGAGGCTTTCGGCCCCTGAGGCGGTCTACAATCTTTCCGACTGCCGGCCCAAAGCCCTTTTCGCGGACGAAAAATTCCAGGACCTGGTCAAAGGGGCGTCCGAGTCCCTTTCGTTCATCGGCGCCTATGTCAATCTCAAGTCCGACCAGGGGGATTTTCAGAAAATATCGGCGCTCATGGCCGGCGGGGAGCCGGGCCCTCTTCCGGAGGTGTCCTCCGACGACGGTTTTGTGATCATTCACACGGCGGCGGTGGCCGGAAGGCCCCGGGGGGCTTTGCTGAGCCACGGCAATGTGATGAGCGCCGATTTGCATCTGAATGATATTTTCAAATTTTCCCACCAGGACGTTCATTTGAATCTTCTGCCTCTTTTTCATGTGGGGGGGCTTTTCATGGCCACCCAGTCCTTTCACGCCGGGGCCCTCAATGTCAACATGAGCCGGTTCGACGCCGGGAAGGCCGCGGAGCTGATCGAGACTCACAGGGCGTCTTTGATGTTTGAATTCCCGCCCATTCTGTCCTCCATCCTGGATGAGAGCGAAAAAACCGGCCGGGACATCGGGTCGCTGAAATCCGTCATGGGCCTGGGCGCGCCCGGGGACATCGAGCGCTACCAGGAGATGACCGGGGGAACGTTTTTTTGCATGTACGGGCAGACCGAAACCTCCTGTCTGGCCTCCGCGGCCCCCTATTCGGACCGCCCGGGATCGGCGGGAAGGCCCATCAAACTGGCCGACATCACCCTGGTGGACGACGACGACCAGCCTGTGGCCGCCGGGGAAACCGGCGAGATCACCATGAAAGGCCCCATGGTTTTTAAAGGCTACTGGGATCTTCCCGATGACACGGCCCACGCCTTTCGCGGCGGGCGCCACCACACCGGGGACCTGGGCCGTTTTGACGAGGACGGTTTTTTGTGGTACGCGGGGCGAAAACCTGAAAAGGAATTGATCAAGCCCGGCGGCGAGAACGTTTACCCTGCGGAAGTTGAAAACGCCATAATGGAACATCCGGACATTGAGGAGACGGTGGTCTTTGGGGTTCCGGACCCCAAATGGAAAGAGGGGATCAAGGCGGTGTGCCGTCTTAAAGACGGCCGGACCCTTGAGCCCGGCGATCTCATTGGCTTTGTGGGGGAGCGCATCGCCGGTTTTAAAAAGCCCCAGTATGTGGAGTTTGTCGATGATATCCCCCGGGCAAAGGACGGGTCTGCGGACAGGGAGAAGGTGAAAGAGTTATACGGGGGCAAACAGAAATAA
- a CDS encoding conserved exported hypothetical protein (Evidence 4 : Unknown function but conserved in other organisms), whose protein sequence is MKRKSILLACLVLIVSGAFLTGCAGFHFLSGGPSAKNFKKPHVTLESVEVSHSFGYWYFSKKVKPTKGNPDNVGAPLELAFVFNVENLNSYPVLLEDIKFTIAFEEFDLNTVNSTATQWIPPGKTNQIMVPAHFDVRQSLLSLLVTGGFKLKAKKTNVWAQLEKWWTDIPNYATPIYVKGGAAIFQAGDLSEVATFDAVFP, encoded by the coding sequence ATGAAGAGAAAGTCGATTTTATTGGCATGTCTGGTCCTGATTGTAAGCGGCGCTTTTTTGACGGGATGCGCGGGTTTTCATTTTCTGTCGGGAGGGCCGTCGGCGAAAAATTTTAAAAAACCCCATGTGACCCTTGAGTCGGTGGAGGTGTCCCACTCGTTCGGTTACTGGTATTTCTCAAAGAAAGTCAAACCCACCAAGGGAAACCCGGACAATGTGGGCGCGCCCCTTGAGCTGGCCTTTGTCTTTAATGTGGAAAATTTAAACAGCTACCCGGTGCTTCTGGAGGATATCAAGTTCACCATCGCCTTTGAAGAGTTTGATTTGAACACCGTCAACTCCACGGCGACCCAGTGGATTCCGCCCGGAAAGACCAACCAGATCATGGTGCCGGCGCATTTTGACGTTCGTCAGTCGCTGTTGAGCCTTCTGGTCACAGGCGGTTTCAAGCTCAAGGCCAAAAAGACCAACGTCTGGGCCCAGCTGGAGAAGTGGTGGACCGATATTCCCAATTACGCCACTCCCATCTACGTCAAGGGCGGCGCCGCCATTTTCCAGGCCGGTGATTTGTCAGAGGTCGCCACCTTTGACGCGGTTTTCCCGTGA
- the livF gene encoding leucine/isoleucine/valine transporter subunit; ATP-binding component of ABC superfamily (Evidence 2a : Function from experimental evidences in other organisms; PubMedId : 14702302, 2195019; Product type t : transporter), translating to MSNDNMILKINNIEVKYHEVILVIKGVSIEVPEGGIVALLGANGAGKSTTLKAVSGLLKHEDGEVTDGSIEYMGRRIDKTSAEKIAKDGIVQVIEGRRVFEHLTVEQNLKVGAHMRKYGRSVKDGLEMVYHYFPRLKEKRHETAGFISGGEQQMTVVGRALMTSPKLILLDEPSMGLAPLLIHEIFNIITKLNQEEKISILLVEQNAKLALNVSPYAYVMENGRIVMDDTADRLKENQDIKDFYLGMTDFGGRKNFRDVKHYKRRKRWLT from the coding sequence TTGTCAAACGATAATATGATATTGAAGATCAATAATATTGAGGTGAAATACCACGAGGTGATCCTGGTCATCAAGGGGGTTTCCATTGAGGTCCCGGAAGGCGGCATCGTGGCCCTCCTGGGCGCCAACGGGGCCGGGAAAAGCACCACCTTAAAGGCCGTTTCCGGACTTTTGAAGCATGAGGACGGCGAGGTGACGGACGGCTCCATCGAATACATGGGCCGGCGGATCGACAAGACATCCGCTGAAAAAATCGCCAAAGACGGCATTGTCCAGGTCATCGAGGGACGCCGGGTGTTCGAGCACCTGACGGTGGAGCAGAATCTCAAGGTGGGCGCCCATATGAGGAAATACGGACGCTCCGTCAAAGACGGTCTGGAGATGGTGTACCACTACTTCCCCAGGCTTAAGGAAAAACGCCATGAGACCGCCGGATTTATCAGCGGCGGGGAGCAGCAGATGACCGTGGTGGGCCGGGCGCTGATGACCAGCCCCAAGCTCATCCTTCTGGACGAGCCGTCCATGGGTCTGGCCCCCCTTCTGATTCATGAAATATTCAATATCATCACCAAGCTGAACCAGGAAGAGAAGATATCGATCCTGCTGGTGGAGCAAAACGCCAAGCTGGCTCTAAACGTCTCTCCCTACGCCTATGTGATGGAAAACGGGCGGATCGTGATGGATGACACGGCAGATCGGCTTAAGGAAAATCAGGATATCAAAGATTTTTACTTGGGCATGACCGACTTTGGCGGAAGGAAAAATTTTCGCGACGTGAAGCATTACAAGCGGAGAAAAAGATGGCTGACCTGA
- a CDS encoding Branched-chain amino acid ABC transporter substrate-binding protein, with product MRLKKICSRLSVCLLAALLVAGFSSMSVAAGKINVGALNDMTGATSDVGKDYALGIAEAIHYVNDNGGVNGKKIKLYQFDYGYRVPEALTKYKLFKRLKCVAVLGWGTGDTEALSPTVTKDKMPYVSASYSGHLTDPKKTPYNLFFATDYSTNARAAITAWVDKKWPKHKDFGKRKPRFQCSYMFASPYCSAPIKAIKDQAKILGFEVGPDQDVSLFAIDTKSQVLAMKDFKPDLIWHGNTTMSVAATLRDSYALGLGASHIVNNWGFDENLPRLAGKASEGVMGATVCAFFGEKGIPMMDNIMAYAKKYNPGVPVEKRLVRTVQGWGAVLILWEALKRADKAGDLSGENILKNGFETMTDFELGIGTAPVTFTATDHRVAGKVPIYEIKNGKFQILKAVDLKSRWPQKWANEWIGW from the coding sequence ATGCGTTTGAAAAAGATATGCTCAAGATTGTCTGTGTGCCTGCTTGCGGCGCTTCTGGTCGCGGGATTCTCTTCCATGTCCGTCGCGGCGGGCAAGATCAACGTCGGGGCGCTCAACGACATGACCGGCGCGACTTCGGATGTCGGAAAGGATTACGCCCTGGGCATCGCCGAGGCCATTCACTATGTCAATGACAACGGCGGGGTCAACGGCAAAAAGATCAAACTCTACCAGTTTGACTATGGCTATCGTGTGCCCGAGGCCCTTACCAAATACAAGCTGTTTAAGCGTCTGAAATGCGTGGCGGTCCTGGGCTGGGGCACCGGGGACACCGAGGCCCTTTCCCCCACGGTGACCAAGGACAAGATGCCCTATGTGTCCGCGTCATACTCCGGGCATTTGACCGATCCCAAAAAAACGCCCTACAACCTGTTTTTCGCCACGGATTACTCCACCAACGCCCGGGCCGCCATCACCGCGTGGGTGGACAAAAAATGGCCCAAGCACAAGGATTTCGGGAAAAGAAAACCCCGGTTCCAGTGCTCCTACATGTTCGCTTCTCCCTACTGCAGCGCGCCCATCAAGGCCATCAAGGACCAGGCCAAAATACTGGGATTTGAAGTCGGCCCGGACCAGGACGTGTCCCTTTTCGCCATCGACACCAAGAGCCAGGTGCTGGCCATGAAGGACTTCAAACCCGATCTCATCTGGCACGGCAACACCACCATGTCCGTGGCCGCCACCCTGCGGGACTCCTACGCCCTGGGGCTCGGCGCGTCGCACATCGTCAACAACTGGGGATTTGACGAAAACCTGCCGAGGCTGGCCGGAAAGGCCTCTGAAGGGGTCATGGGCGCCACCGTGTGCGCCTTCTTCGGCGAAAAAGGTATCCCCATGATGGACAACATCATGGCGTACGCCAAAAAGTACAATCCCGGTGTTCCCGTCGAGAAACGCCTGGTCCGGACCGTGCAGGGATGGGGCGCGGTTCTGATCCTGTGGGAGGCCCTTAAAAGAGCCGACAAAGCCGGGGATTTGAGCGGCGAGAACATTTTGAAAAACGGGTTTGAAACCATGACGGATTTCGAGCTGGGCATCGGAACCGCCCCGGTCACCTTCACCGCGACCGACCACCGGGTCGCCGGAAAGGTTCCCATTTATGAAATCAAAAACGGCAAATTTCAGATTTTAAAGGCAGTGGATCTCAAAAGCCGCTGGCCTCAGAAATGGGCCAATGAATGGATCGGTTGGTAA